One Triticum dicoccoides isolate Atlit2015 ecotype Zavitan chromosome 3B, WEW_v2.0, whole genome shotgun sequence genomic window, ACTTttgtgcactgtttaggcgactcagacgggcatttaatgcccttgtcccctgcagtCAGAGTTAGGTAGAGGacactgtacaagtagctgtaccaaccaagTCTTTTACGTTTTTGCcctcgcctacgttgccacctgtcggtgacccctttagcatataaaaggaggcccatgcgcaacgtagggggggttcgaagCATTCGAAACTATAGACACCCACGCTCCcaagcaagaacagaatacaaacacaaagcagcaataggagttttatctctccagagagctccgaagctgggtaaaaccgctcgcgtgcttcgcctcgatccgctctttgtgcgatccTCGCCCCccgccggaccgaaaaggggcccctgccccataggtgttcgttcccacgacaAATCCGCACCAAATACATGGCCCGCGTTGGGGAGACGGTGACTCTATCTTTGATTTCGCCAATGAACAATACGTATAATAATACAAACCACTAATGGCAGCTCGTATTTTTTACTGGTCTCAACTCTCAAGTAGTAGGATTTTATGTAATCCAGCTCATGCCTTGTTCATTCTAGTCAACCTCGGCCCCACCctgtcctccaccaagggccaaggCTCACCCAACCCACTCCATGGGGATCTCCGTCGCcgtcccctccctcctcctcctctccgtcgccCTCCtcctgccgccggccgccgcgcgatTCTCCTTCACCTACAACTTCACCGCCGCCTCGGACTCGGCCCCATCGGGCATCTCCTTCCAGGGCGACGCCTTCTTCAACAAGTTCATCCGCCTCACCCGCGACGAGCGCGTCGGGCCCCTCACCAGCAGCGCCGGCCGGGCCTTCTTCTCCCGCCCCATCCCACTCTTCGACCCTGTCTCCCGCCGCCCCGCCTCCTTCGCCTCCGccttctccttctccatctccgCCCCCGAACCCTCCGCCGCCTCCGGCGACGgcctcgccttcttcctctccCCGTTCCCCTCCGTCCTCCCCAACAGATCCGCTGGCGGCCTTCTGGGGCTCTTCAACTCCTCCGCCCGCAACGGGGGCCGctccgtcgtcgccgtcgaattcgacaCCTTCAGGAACGATTGGGACCCCAGCGACGACCACGTCGGCATCGACCTCGGGGGCATCGCCTCCGTGGCCACCGCCGACTGGCCAACCAGCATGAAGGACGGCCGCACGGCGCACGCGCGCGTCGCGTACGACGCGGAGGCCAAGAACCTCACCGTGGCCCTCTCCTACGGCGACGCTCCCCCCACGGACGTCCTTCTGTGGTACGCCGTCGATTTGAGGGAGCACCTGCCCGACGCCGTGGCCGTTGGCTTCTCCGCCGCCACCGGCGAGGCCGCCGAGCTGCACAAGGTCCTGTACTGGGATTTCACCTCCAGCGTCGACAGCAAGGAGCAGACGGTGGTGCTGTGGGTGGTACTAGGATTGTGCGGATTCCTTGTTGTGCTGGTCGGTGCAGGGATTGTTTGGTTCGTGAAAGAATGGAGGAAGACCGGAGAGTGTGTCCCCTACGTCGATATCGACGATGCAATGGGGTACGACGAGCTAACTGACGAGTTCATCGTGCAGAGCGGGCCAAGACGGTTCCGTTATGCTGAACTGGTGGCAGCAACCAAAAATTTCTCCGAGCAGAGGAAGCTCGGGCAGGGCGGGTTCGGTGCTGTTTACCGGGGATTCTTGAAGGAGCTCGGTCAGGAGGTGGCCATCAAGAGGGTCTCCAAGGGGTCGACCCAGGGCCGCAAGGAGTACGCGGCCGAGGTACGCATCATCAGCCAGCTGCGCCACCGGCATTTGGTCCGGCTTGTCGGGTGGTGCCATGAACACCGTGGTGACTTCTTGCTCGTCTATGAGCTCATGCCCAATGGCAGCGTCGACCAGCACCTCTACGGCAAGGGCGTGCACCTCACCTGGCCGACACGGTATGACATTGCACTGGGCCTCGCGTCGGCCCTGCTCTACCTCCACGAGGAGTGCCTTCAGTGCATCGTGCACCGCGATATCAAGCCGAGCAATGTGATGCTGGATGC contains:
- the LOC119277198 gene encoding L-type lectin-domain containing receptor kinase IX.1-like, translated to MGISVAVPSLLLLSVALLLPPAAARFSFTYNFTAASDSAPSGISFQGDAFFNKFIRLTRDERVGPLTSSAGRAFFSRPIPLFDPVSRRPASFASAFSFSISAPEPSAASGDGLAFFLSPFPSVLPNRSAGGLLGLFNSSARNGGRSVVAVEFDTFRNDWDPSDDHVGIDLGGIASVATADWPTSMKDGRTAHARVAYDAEAKNLTVALSYGDAPPTDVLLWYAVDLREHLPDAVAVGFSAATGEAAELHKVLYWDFTSSVDSKEQTVVLWVVLGLCGFLVVLVGAGIVWFVKEWRKTGECVPYVDIDDAMGYDELTDEFIVQSGPRRFRYAELVAATKNFSEQRKLGQGGFGAVYRGFLKELGQEVAIKRVSKGSTQGRKEYAAEVRIISQLRHRHLVRLVGWCHEHRGDFLLVYELMPNGSVDQHLYGKGVHLTWPTRYDIALGLASALLYLHEECLQCIVHRDIKPSNVMLDATFSAKLGDFGLAKLVEHGSQPYTTVLAGTLGYLAPECLTTGKSSRESDVYSFGVVALEIACGRQPSEPTAEPSKARLVPWVWELYGKNALLEAADWRLKGEFDEKQMERLMVVGLWCAHPDYTHRPSIRQALNALKFEAPLPVLAPKMPVPAFFPLPDLAALVSSVGGASNTQNPGVTECESSGANAGKGSSVRDRLLEP